The Buteo buteo chromosome 3, bButBut1.hap1.1, whole genome shotgun sequence genome has a window encoding:
- the MC2R gene encoding adrenocorticotropic hormone receptor — translation MSSERPSNLIKHPGQTSIPSLENISDFSLNITDCTQVVVPEEVFFTVAAAGILENLLVLIAVVRNKNLHLPMYFFICSLAISDMLGSLYKTLENIFIILCKMGYLTRRGDFEKKLDDAMDSMFILSLLGSIFSLLAIAADRYITIFYALRYHNIMTLRRALVILAIIWTFCAGSSIAIALFSYEAATVIPFTILFPLMMFFILCLYVHMFLLARSHAKKIASLPTSTVHQRTNMKGAITLTIFLGVFLCCWAPFVLHILLARFCPHNPYCACYMSIFHVNGTLIMCNAIIDPMIFAFRSPELRSTFKKMFCCARSNWDW, via the coding sequence ATGAGCTCTGAGAGACCTTCCAACCTAATCAAACACCCAGGGCAGACAAGCATTCCTTCCCTTGAAAATATAAGTGATTTCTCCTTAAATATCACTGACTGCACCCAGGTCGTGGTGCCAGAGGaagtttttttcactgttgctgctgctggaataCTGGAAAATCTGCTTGTCCTTATTGCTGTTGTTAGAAATAAGAATTTGCATTTGCCCATGTACTTCTTCATTTGCAGTTTAGCCATTTCAGACATGTTAGGTAGCTTGTACAAAACTCTGGAGAACATCTTTATCATCTTGTGCAAAATGGGGTACCTGACACGTCGTGGGGATTTTGAGAAAAAGCTGGATGATGCCATGGATTCCATGTTCATTCTGTCTTTACTGGGGTCGATTTTCAGCTTGTTAGCTATTGCAGCAGACAGATACATCACTATCTTCTACGCTTTGCGGTACCATAATATCATGACACTAAGAAGGGCCTTGGTTATCCTGGCAATCATTTGGACATTCTGTGCTGGCAGTAGCATTGCCATTGCCCTCTTCTCCTATGAAGCAGCAACAGTCATTCCCTTCACCATCCTGTTCCCTTTAATGATGTTTTTTATACTGTGCCTCTATGTCCATATGTTCCTCCTGGCTCGATCTCATGCTAAAAAGATCGCCTCACTGCCAACCAGCACAGTCCATCAGAGAACTAACATGAAAGGAGCCATTACACTGACTATTTTCCTTggagtttttctttgctgttgggCCCCCTTTGTTCTTCACATCCTCTTAGCAAGGTTTTGCCCCCATAACCCTTATTGTGCCTGCTACATGTCCATTTTCCATGTGAATGGAACACTCATAATGTGCAACGCAATCATCGACCCAATGATTTTTGCATTCCGAAGCCCAGAATTACGGAGTACATTTAAGAAGATGTTCTGCTGTGCCAGGTCAAACTGGGACTGGTAA